In Phycisphaerae bacterium RAS1, the genomic window CGTTCGTACGCCCGCCGCAGCGGCTTCTGCGGCGTGAAGCCCCAGCGCTTCAGGTAGCGGCCCGCCGTTCGCACCGAAACGTGCAGGCCGGTGCGCTGCGCGATCAGGTCGCGGACCGCCTCGCGCGTCCAGAGCGCGAAGGGCAGCTTGAGTTGATCGGGCGTGCGGTCGGTGATCTGCCGGACGATGGTCGCGGCCTGCTGCGCCGGCAGACGCGGCTGCGGCGGCCGGCCGCGCTGCTTGGAGCGCAGCGAGGTGATGTTGCCGGCCTCGACCTTGGCCAGCCAGGTGTCGATCGAGGTGCGCGAGACGCCGAACGTGCGGGCCGCGACCGACTTCTTCGTGCCGCCGCGGATCGCCGTGACGACGCGAATGCGAATCTGCTCCTGGGCCTCCGGCGACAGCCTGCGTGTATCGAGTTGGCTCATGCATGAAGTATATCACAAAGCCACAGAATGTCCAATATTATATGGCCGGATTAATACGTTGATAACGCAAGCCGTGAGAACCTCGATCGCCGGTCCGTCGTTTCCAAGGAACCGACAATTGTCGACCTCGACTCCCGGGGTCTCCGTGGACTGCTGTTTGGTTAGTCCCGTGCGGACGCTGACGCCATTCTGCACAAAGACACAGTTGCGCACCTGCTTTCGGTCCATGCCCTCGACAATGAAGTCCGTCCACACCGCAGCCACGCCCGTCCCCTGGGCGCCGCCGCCGCGCACCGTAAATCCATCGAGCGGCCCGGCCGCGCCGGGCAATAGGCGCACGAGGACCACGGAGTTGTCGGTCATGTTTGCAAAGCCAGCCGGCGGATCATCGCCGTTGAGGTCGCCGCTCATGACTGACAGGTTGCTTCGAAAATCGCGCTGCGAGCGAGTCGCTTCTGTTCCCGAAAAGCCGCCGTAGAGCGCGATGTTTGCTTCAACCTCGAAGCGCTCACTCGGATCGCCCGGCGTGTGCCCGGCTCCGGTGTCCGGCTTATACAAACCAGCGGCGACCCAAACTTCGACGCTGGTCCCCCCGCCCGCGATCGGCCCCGCTGCCGTGAGCGCATCCTGCAAGTGATCAAACGCCGTATTCCACGACAGCCCGTCATCCCCCGCCGGCGTGTTTGGCTTGACGCGCAGAATGGTCTGGCCGAGGGCCGGCGGAGTCAGCGGCGACGGGAGGATGCCGGCGGCGAGGGCGAGGGCGAAAGCGGCGGCGAAGAGGAGCGGAAGGCGGATGGTCGGGCGCCTAGCGGCGCTGGGTCGAGCGAGCTGCATGGGGCACCTTCTCCGGGCGGCAGCGCGCTGAATCGCGTACTGCGCAGCCGGCCGACCCCGCGGGCGAGGCCGATTAGAGGTAGCCGGGATTCCGGCATTCTAGCTTGCAGACCGGGATTTCGGACGGGGCAAGCGGTGATTTTCGGGGGGAGCGGGGGGGAGGGAGGGAGCGGGATGCCAGTGGGGTTCTTGGGGTCTTTTGCGGGGTTCACGGGGGCGAGGCCGCGAGAGGCTCGGGACGTCGACCCGCCGCTTGGCGCGGCGGGTTCGGACAGACGAGTGGCGGCAGGCGCGCGGACAGATCGGGTGGCGGTGTGGGCGCGGGGGCGGCGGTTCGGATGGAAGACGGGTACGAAATGACGTCCGACTCGGAGGTCGGACGCTACGGGGTCGGCCCGGCCGACGGGCGCGACGTTCCGTTTTTCCGGTTGCCTTCTCGCTTACCATCCGCCGATGCACATCTGTCACGTCATCACGCGGTTGATCATCGGCGGGGCGCAGGAAAACACCCTTCTCACGTGCGAAGGGCTGCAACAGCGCGGGCATCGCGTGACGCTCATCAGCGGGCCGACGCGCGGGCCGGAGGGCAGCCTGCTGGAGCGCGTCCGCGGCGGCGGATACGAGTACATCGAACTGCCGGAGCTGATCCGGGCCGTGAATCCGTGGATGGACGCGCGCGCCATGCGCATGCTGGAATCGGAGTTTCGGCAGATCGAGCCGGACGTGGTTCACACGCACAGCAGCAAGGCGGGCATCCTGGGGCGCTTCGCCGCCCGCGACGCGCGCGTGCCGGCCATCGTTCACACGATTCACGGGATGAGCTTCAACCGCACGCAGCCGTGGCTGGTGCGGCGGCTGTATGCCTGGCTGGAGCGTCGCGCGGCGCGCTGCACGCATCGCATCGTGACGGTGGCGGACGCGATGATCGATCAATCCGTCGCCGCCGGCATCTGCGCGCGCGAGCGGATGCAGACCATCTACTCGGGGATGGAAGTCGAGCCGTTTGACGCGGCGCGGCATGATCGCTCGGCGGTTCGGGCGGCGTGGGGGATCGGGCCGGATGAGATCGTGGTCGGGACGGTCGCGCGGCTGTTTCGCAAGAAGGGGTATGAGCAACTGATTCCGATCATGGCGCACGCGGCCCGGCAGGAGCCGCGGCTGCGGTTCGTATGGGTCGGCGACGGGGCGCAGCGCGGAGAGTACACGGCGGAATTGCGGCGGCTTGGGCTCGCGGAACGGACGACGCTGGTGGGGCTGGTGCCGCCGGCGGACGTGGCGCGGCAGATGGCCGGTTTTGACGTCCTGGCGCATCCGTCACAATGGGAGGGGCTGCCGCGGGCGGTGGTGCAGGCGTTGCTGATGCTGGTGCCGGCGGTGGCGTTCGACATTGACGGAACGCCGGAAGTGGTGCTGGACCGGAGCACCGGACGAGTCGTGCGGCTTGGCGACGAGAGCGGGTTCGTGGAGGCGCTGCTGGAGCTGGCACGAGATTCCGGCGCGCGGCGGGCGTACGGCAAGGCGGGCCGGCGGCTGTGCCTGGAGCGTTTCGACTGGCGGCGAATGGTGGAGCAGCTTGAAACGCTGTATTTCGAGTTAGGTCGGCGGCGAGTAGGATGAGGCGCATGACCCTGCCCGCGGAAATCCGCATCGGCCCGCACCGCGTCGGCCCCGGCCGGCCGCTGCTGCTGATCGCCGGGCCGTGCGTGATCGAGTCGCAGGATCATTGCCTGAAGCTGGCGGAAGCGATCGGCGGCGTGGCGCGGCGGCTGGAGTTGCCGTACGTCTTCAAGGCCAGCTTCGACAAGGCGAATCGTTCGAGCGGGGGGTCGTTTCGCGGGCCGGGGCTGGAAGGCGGGCTGCGTGTCCTGGCGGCGGTGCGCGAGAGAACCGGGCTGGCGGTTCTGTCCGATGTGCACGAAGCGGGGCAGGCGGCGGCGGCGGGGGCGGTGCTCGACTGCCTGCAAGTGCCGGCGTTTCTGTGCCGGCAGACCGACCTGCTGCTGGCGTGCGCCGCGACGGGCCGGGCGGTGAACGTGAAGAAGGGACAGTTCATGGCGCCGGAGAAGATGGGTTTGGCGGTCGAGAAGGTGCGCGGGGCGGGCAACCCGAACGTGATGCTGACGGATCGAGGGACGATGTTCGGCTACGAGAGGCTGATCAACGACATGACCGGCCTGGCGACGATGCGGGCGTTTGCGCCCGTGTGTTTCGACGCGACGCATTCGGTGCAGTATCCTGGCGGCGCCGGCAACGTTACCGGCGGGCGGCGGGAGTTCATTCCGCTTCTCGCGCGGGCGGCGGTTGCGGCCGGAATCGACGCACTGTTCATGGAAGTCCACGACGATCCGGATCATGCCAGGAGCGACGCCGCGACGGTCTGGCCGCTGGCGGAACTGGAGCGGCTGCTTGCCGGGCTGGTGCGCATTCGAGCGGCGGTGGCGTAGGGCGACGCGACGACGCGCGCGGCATGGAGGCGTCTTTCCGAACCCGCCGCGCCAAGCGGCGGGTTGACGATCGTGAGCGATCGGCGCGCCACAGGCCGCGGACGTCACCCCGCCGCTTGGCGCGGCGGGTTCGGACGGACCCACCTGAAGCCGGATGGGCGTGCCGCGCATCGGGCGCGGGGGAATTGAATTGACGCTGCGCGCGGCGATCGGCTAGATTCGAATCAGCGGCGCAGCACAGCGCATCACCGCGCAGCGATTCGGCGAGGCCCACTGCATGTCCGACAACACGCCCGAGCTGCTTCTCGCCTCGATGAACGGCGACTCGGTGGCGTTGTCATCGCTCCTGGAGCGTCACGCGGTTGAATTGCGGCGGCGCATGGCGGGGCGGATTTCGCCTGTCTGGCAAAACGTGCTGGACGTGGACGATATTCTGCAGGTGACCTTCATGGAGGCTTTCCTGCGAATCGGCCAATTCGTCCCGGGGAAGGACAGCTCGTTCGTTGCGTGGCTGACGCGGATTGCGGAGAACAACCTGAAGGACGCGGTCAAGGAGCTCTCGCGCGTCAAGCGTCCGCCGCCGGACCGCCGCGTGGGCGACGCCGCCGGGAATGACTCGTTCGCGTCGTTTCTGGATCAGCTCGCGCAAACCAGCGCGACTCCGAGCCGGGTGGTGCGCTGGCAGGAGGCCCGCGGCGTGCTGGAGCAGGCGCTGGGCCGGCTTCCGT contains:
- the kdsA gene encoding 2-dehydro-3-deoxyphosphooctonate aldolase, which gives rise to MTLPAEIRIGPHRVGPGRPLLLIAGPCVIESQDHCLKLAEAIGGVARRLELPYVFKASFDKANRSSGGSFRGPGLEGGLRVLAAVRERTGLAVLSDVHEAGQAAAAGAVLDCLQVPAFLCRQTDLLLACAATGRAVNVKKGQFMAPEKMGLAVEKVRGAGNPNVMLTDRGTMFGYERLINDMTGLATMRAFAPVCFDATHSVQYPGGAGNVTGGRREFIPLLARAAVAAGIDALFMEVHDDPDHARSDAATVWPLAELERLLAGLVRIRAAVA
- the sigW_2 gene encoding ECF RNA polymerase sigma factor SigW encodes the protein MSDNTPELLLASMNGDSVALSSLLERHAVELRRRMAGRISPVWQNVLDVDDILQVTFMEAFLRIGQFVPGKDSSFVAWLTRIAENNLKDAVKELSRVKRPPPDRRVGDAAGNDSFASFLDQLAQTSATPSRVVRWQEARGVLEQALGRLPSDYETVIRGYDLEQKTAAELAAQLQRSEGAVFMLRARAHDRLRDLLNEQQLFSDH
- the epsD gene encoding putative glycosyltransferase EpsD, yielding MHICHVITRLIIGGAQENTLLTCEGLQQRGHRVTLISGPTRGPEGSLLERVRGGGYEYIELPELIRAVNPWMDARAMRMLESEFRQIEPDVVHTHSSKAGILGRFAARDARVPAIVHTIHGMSFNRTQPWLVRRLYAWLERRAARCTHRIVTVADAMIDQSVAAGICARERMQTIYSGMEVEPFDAARHDRSAVRAAWGIGPDEIVVGTVARLFRKKGYEQLIPIMAHAARQEPRLRFVWVGDGAQRGEYTAELRRLGLAERTTLVGLVPPADVARQMAGFDVLAHPSQWEGLPRAVVQALLMLVPAVAFDIDGTPEVVLDRSTGRVVRLGDESGFVEALLELARDSGARRAYGKAGRRLCLERFDWRRMVEQLETLYFELGRRRVG